In one window of Methanosarcina vacuolata Z-761 DNA:
- a CDS encoding HD domain-containing protein: protein MKVVLDPVHGYIELDDLVQDLLSTPQMQRLRRIKQLGFSNLVYPGANHSRFEHSLGTMHLASTLTRGLDSIEEDKKTEIKAAALLHDIGHGPFSHVTENVIDKYTRRRHDDVKEILGKVEIREVLSKYGISPGNLVKHIKGETSLGQILSSEIDVDRMDYLVRDARYTGVAFGVVDYNRLIKQMNFYEDRLVVDYGGLKAAESLLVSRFWMNTSVYYHHVTRISEVMCSRAVEYMIENNELDPFKLRQMDDIDLVASMRNATGYAGELSRLLDARKLYKRALYVGLAEVGKAVLRHRGRIRRVEKEIAELAGVNPEYVLVDIPKTPEMLEMQAMIKTDHKIIPLNEASHFVSILQEAQMDNWRMGVYSPKEYCEAVGKAARDYFDVKKPLKQFKLSDI from the coding sequence ATGAAAGTTGTCCTTGATCCCGTACATGGTTACATCGAGCTGGATGATTTAGTTCAGGACCTTCTTTCCACACCCCAGATGCAGCGCCTGAGAAGGATCAAACAGCTTGGGTTTTCAAACCTTGTCTACCCGGGAGCAAATCATTCGCGTTTTGAACATTCGCTTGGAACAATGCATCTTGCATCCACGCTGACCAGGGGTCTAGACTCGATTGAAGAGGACAAGAAAACCGAAATAAAAGCTGCTGCTCTTCTGCATGATATAGGGCATGGACCTTTTTCTCACGTTACCGAGAACGTAATTGATAAATACACGCGGCGCAGGCATGACGATGTAAAGGAAATCCTGGGAAAAGTAGAGATCAGAGAAGTCCTGAGCAAATACGGAATTTCTCCCGGAAACCTTGTAAAACACATAAAAGGAGAAACTTCTCTAGGGCAGATTCTTAGCAGTGAGATTGATGTGGACCGAATGGACTATCTTGTTCGGGATGCTCGTTACACAGGTGTAGCCTTCGGCGTTGTGGATTATAATCGTCTAATAAAGCAGATGAATTTTTACGAGGATAGGCTCGTTGTAGATTATGGTGGTCTAAAAGCTGCCGAATCACTTCTGGTCTCACGTTTCTGGATGAACACATCGGTTTACTATCATCATGTAACCAGGATTTCTGAAGTTATGTGTTCTAGAGCAGTGGAGTATATGATTGAAAATAATGAACTTGACCCGTTTAAGCTCAGGCAGATGGACGATATAGACCTTGTTGCATCTATGAGAAACGCAACCGGATATGCAGGAGAACTTTCACGGCTGCTTGATGCCCGTAAACTCTATAAACGGGCTTTATATGTAGGCCTGGCAGAAGTAGGAAAAGCCGTACTGAGGCACCGTGGCCGAATCAGAAGGGTCGAAAAAGAAATTGCAGAACTGGCAGGGGTTAATCCTGAGTATGTGCTTGTGGACATTCCTAAGACACCCGAAATGCTGGAAATGCAAGCCATGATAAAAACTGACCACAAGATTATTCCTCTTAACGAAGCTTCTCATTTTGTATCTATCTTACAGGAAGCCCAAATGGATAACTGGAGAATGGGAGTATATAGCCCGAAAGAGTACTGTGAAGCCGTGGGAAAGGCCGCTAGAGACTATTTTGACGTTAAAAAACCCCTTAAACAGTTTAAATTAAGTGATATTTAA
- the cofD gene encoding 2-phospho-L-lactate transferase, whose product MIIFSGGTGTPKLLDGLKEIIPAEELTVVVNTAEDLWISGNLICPDLDTVLYLFSDQIDRNRWWGIKDDTFLTYERMQKLGVIESIKLGDCDRATHIIRSNFIRNGISLTDATLELASIFGIDAKILPMSDDPVSTYIETPESIIHFQDFWVGKHGEPEVLGVDITGISEASISPKVLEALENDDKILIGPSNPITSIGPIISLPGMKDLMKKKKVVAVSPIIGNAPVSGPAGKLMQACGLEVSSMGVAEYYQDFLDIFVFDERDQADEFAFERLGCRASRADTLMTSTKKSKELAELVVALFDTIACP is encoded by the coding sequence ATGATTATATTTTCAGGCGGCACCGGAACTCCAAAGCTCCTTGACGGGCTCAAGGAAATCATCCCAGCAGAAGAATTAACTGTTGTTGTAAACACTGCCGAAGACCTCTGGATTTCGGGAAATCTGATTTGTCCTGACTTGGATACAGTACTCTATCTGTTCTCGGACCAGATCGACCGAAATAGATGGTGGGGCATAAAAGACGACACCTTTCTGACTTATGAACGTATGCAGAAACTGGGCGTTATTGAAAGCATAAAGCTTGGGGACTGTGATAGAGCAACCCATATAATTCGCTCGAACTTTATCCGTAATGGAATCTCCCTTACAGATGCGACTTTAGAGCTTGCGTCCATTTTCGGAATTGATGCAAAGATTTTGCCCATGTCTGATGATCCTGTTTCTACCTATATAGAAACTCCTGAGTCAATTATACATTTTCAGGATTTCTGGGTCGGAAAACATGGAGAACCCGAAGTGCTGGGTGTTGATATAACGGGAATTTCCGAAGCTTCGATTTCTCCAAAGGTACTCGAAGCCCTTGAAAATGACGACAAAATCCTAATAGGGCCAAGTAACCCAATCACAAGCATAGGGCCTATCATTTCCCTGCCAGGCATGAAAGATCTGATGAAAAAGAAAAAGGTCGTTGCAGTCAGCCCAATAATCGGCAATGCCCCTGTAAGCGGACCTGCCGGGAAACTCATGCAGGCTTGTGGGCTTGAGGTATCTTCAATGGGAGTTGCAGAATATTATCAGGACTTCCTGGACATCTTTGTTTTCGATGAACGGGATCAGGCGGACGAATTCGCATTTGAGAGGCTTGGATGCCGCGCTTCCCGTGCAGATACTCTTATGACCTCAACTAAAAAAAGCAAGGAACTGGCAGAGTTAGTGGTAGCATTGTTTGATACTATTGCTTGTCCTTAA
- a CDS encoding FmdE family protein, whose translation MIKAGITNLRRISTKFIYLVFLTALVLSLGSVPGMAAENCNSNLMGQVFAAAEADLGAIGPENTLIITDIGSPEESYVFLDDFYSEFYNRDLLYTKNLLVVQNSRNSPLWFAFFNKCSGKCTYIEVSDENESKISYKVTENIDFDKLSKTNKSRDAWSEKVNNSVFDGREFAILSISNAWATGKLDYELMQCLELHNHFCPGVSSGYVLAGWMEENYPLKEGVSYTVFSCPNWCKDDVFVKRWDVTPGTGGIWVSKLTDNETEALGGSPAGIFVVKDKNAGTMKAVVLGFDFDVVDANSGAKDDDPGWVSKYLADLWLMDKENWDTKGLVSVISVKDIDADTLSEMELADNNPYVVLGLLNSTESTQPSEN comes from the coding sequence ATGATAAAAGCAGGTATAACAAATCTAAGGAGAATCAGCACAAAATTCATTTATCTTGTTTTCCTGACTGCCCTTGTTCTTTCCCTTGGATCTGTTCCAGGAATGGCAGCTGAAAATTGTAACTCGAACTTGATGGGTCAAGTCTTTGCTGCAGCCGAAGCAGATCTCGGAGCTATTGGACCAGAAAACACACTTATTATTACAGATATAGGCTCTCCTGAAGAGTCCTATGTTTTCCTAGATGATTTCTACTCAGAGTTTTATAACAGAGACCTTCTGTACACAAAAAATCTCCTTGTTGTCCAGAACTCAAGGAATAGTCCCCTATGGTTTGCATTTTTCAATAAATGCAGCGGGAAGTGCACTTATATCGAGGTCTCCGATGAAAACGAAAGTAAAATTAGCTACAAGGTAACGGAAAACATAGACTTTGATAAACTTTCGAAAACCAATAAATCGAGAGATGCGTGGAGTGAAAAAGTAAACAATTCGGTATTTGACGGGCGTGAGTTTGCTATTCTTTCAATTTCGAACGCCTGGGCTACAGGGAAGCTTGATTATGAACTTATGCAGTGCCTGGAACTGCACAATCATTTCTGTCCAGGAGTTTCAAGCGGTTATGTGCTTGCAGGCTGGATGGAAGAAAACTACCCGCTTAAGGAAGGCGTGAGTTATACGGTTTTCTCCTGCCCTAACTGGTGCAAAGACGATGTTTTCGTAAAGCGCTGGGATGTGACTCCAGGAACAGGAGGTATCTGGGTCTCTAAATTAACAGATAACGAAACCGAAGCTCTAGGTGGTTCTCCTGCAGGTATTTTCGTAGTCAAGGATAAAAATGCCGGAACTATGAAAGCAGTAGTCCTCGGGTTTGACTTTGACGTTGTCGATGCGAACAGTGGTGCAAAAGACGATGATCCAGGATGGGTCTCGAAATATTTAGCTGATCTCTGGCTTATGGATAAAGAAAATTGGGACACAAAAGGACTTGTCTCGGTAATTTCAGTGAAGGATATTGATGCCGATACCCTGAGCGAAATGGAGCTAGCAGACAATAATCCTTATGTGGTTCTCGGACTGCTTAATTCGACAGAGAGTACTCAGCCCTCGGAAAACTGA
- a CDS encoding NACHT domain-containing protein: MPIELTFKQICEFIKKDDRGLIDDVDNLLGLAFASSPLFIGAGSVALLPLIPVKNEIVKISKRVFEALKSKDDDDYLARRQRMEMAYGLICFTAFFDALDRQIPEPLSERIELLKRRKISREEFWGKNFCPAEVSTDDPTNTITENSLATLTTQFPHPVETLDQQIKRNAELWDKMAKDFREFVQNSVFWKEANEEEQAQILTWIEEVPQVAAECFEAQYFELVRRYEDFAVWANLQEHKNAQGLLCSLSKYVQQQAALEMASKTTIDIGFERMREVVLSIPETLEIKKATEIADGLKHYYDKEVVEPIAEGVEPQGDKPCLRFPLICNAFIPQSFQVLLWESKLKSLEDEATWKGLERREDLAAFLLSYLSSPFSTEAPLVILGHPGSGKSLLTKVLSARLMSNQYTIIRVPLREVNADARVTEQIEERIHQVTSDSIRWAKFSGSFKNSPPLVILDGYDELLQASGKVFSGYLKDVKTFQENETTMGRPVRVIVTSRITLIDKATIPLGATVIRLLEFDKRQCDKWISIWNQENATYFKETMTNEFALPIENNDGSDKILSLAKQPLLLLMLALYDSEDNQLRNNDSLDRTILYDNLLRRFVKRERTKDRNFEELEESDQETELDLEMKRLGVAALGMYNRRKLFIISSELNKDIEFFDLKRPVPTGPGRLLTQAELLLGSFFFVHKSKAQIKAGASENHQEASAFEFLHNTFGEFLTADFIIRQAITEIVHLKVMKENDLHQEYNNHLDAADGLSRVWFASLVYTPLFTRPVVLEMMREWIGHALKRRHLSKQEFLSYLDIIIESQIKRLLNKRDFPSIMWKEVAQEGYRTPFDDKPLLGHIAIYSINLILLRIIVANEPFVFDESRINIHEDGTRPWERLTHIWRSWFSLDNLNGITAVMLSNRLESQIMVKAKDKFQIAESQNRLYEFLNVSISFGDNISSSLTSLLLFEPSKDNQLSIEDIDQRLKSEKIDLQFQISMKRMIQNETHVNSENAQIFAKEVEQILEIALKDDKLEELEYIILSLCHVARRLRLENIDINIPSRKLARIAKLNPQVAYLLCQLAKEVHDKSWTRFLISEFIDELDFEKLSSCKPELVLAWVQLLKEVRGGRHLVWFKPKLLERVFYPLDFLKLSKQNSEVALAWVQLVKEIELESLLQQMDTEFLERAFNPSDFLELSKQNPEVALAWVQLVKQMRTVNFLQQMDTEFLERAFNPSDFLELSKRNPEVALAWVQLSKEVGGEVFLRWIDLKFFEQVFDLYRFLRLSKQNLKVALAWVQLVKEVRGEVFLQQMDTEFLKKVFVEQIFDFPRILKLNWQNIRVVLAWVQLMKEIGGASFLQQMDTEFLERTFNSRYFLELSRQNPEVALALIQIVKEIGGVSFLQQMDTEFFKRVFESRDFIELKMWNPKVMMAWVQLAKEIGGEVFLQEIDIEFLERGFDRNFLEMSIQSPKAALTWMQFIKEVRGENFLQHIDPKFFSMAFNPLNLLEISKWKPEEVLVWVQFMKDVAKEVSLQRMDLNVFERAFNPFYLLEVDKQNPEVALIWIQLAVDIGCESFLKQHGEEIIDQWSSMFSSVQIFRQKSTPFSAPLRLARIIESPNAIEKVLRCLVSSLNPSEREQVSLGTLPLVSLSDLKWLAKETGSPEINSALSRILK; this comes from the coding sequence ATGCCAATTGAATTAACATTTAAACAGATTTGTGAGTTCATCAAGAAAGATGATCGCGGGTTGATTGACGACGTGGACAATCTGCTCGGTCTCGCCTTTGCATCTTCGCCTTTGTTTATTGGCGCTGGATCTGTCGCTCTTCTGCCGCTGATTCCAGTGAAAAACGAAATCGTGAAGATTAGTAAGAGAGTATTTGAGGCACTTAAGTCCAAGGATGACGATGACTACCTTGCTAGGCGCCAGCGAATGGAGATGGCTTATGGTCTGATCTGTTTCACGGCATTCTTCGATGCTCTTGACCGACAAATTCCGGAACCACTCAGTGAAAGAATCGAATTACTAAAGAGAAGAAAGATTTCTCGCGAAGAATTCTGGGGTAAGAATTTCTGCCCAGCGGAAGTTTCAACGGATGATCCTACAAATACTATCACAGAAAACTCACTGGCAACTTTGACAACGCAGTTTCCTCATCCAGTTGAAACGTTGGATCAGCAGATTAAGCGGAATGCGGAACTTTGGGACAAAATGGCGAAGGATTTCCGTGAGTTTGTTCAGAATTCGGTATTTTGGAAGGAGGCAAATGAGGAGGAACAAGCTCAAATCCTCACTTGGATCGAGGAGGTTCCACAGGTAGCAGCTGAGTGTTTCGAGGCTCAATACTTCGAGCTTGTCCGACGTTACGAGGATTTTGCCGTGTGGGCGAATCTACAAGAGCACAAAAATGCTCAAGGTCTTCTCTGCTCGCTTTCAAAATATGTTCAGCAACAGGCTGCTTTAGAGATGGCCAGTAAGACCACAATAGATATTGGCTTCGAAAGAATGCGTGAAGTAGTTCTAAGTATTCCAGAGACCTTAGAAATCAAAAAAGCCACTGAGATTGCCGACGGTCTGAAGCATTATTACGATAAAGAAGTAGTTGAACCGATTGCAGAAGGGGTTGAACCGCAAGGAGACAAACCATGTCTCCGCTTCCCCCTTATATGCAACGCTTTCATCCCACAATCTTTTCAAGTACTCCTTTGGGAAAGCAAGCTGAAGAGCCTGGAGGATGAAGCCACCTGGAAAGGCTTGGAAAGACGAGAAGACTTAGCAGCATTCTTGCTCAGTTATCTCAGTTCGCCATTCAGCACTGAAGCACCGCTGGTTATTCTTGGACATCCAGGAAGCGGCAAATCCCTGTTGACAAAGGTTCTTTCTGCCCGATTGATGTCGAACCAATATACAATAATTCGTGTTCCTTTACGCGAGGTTAATGCAGATGCTCGCGTCACGGAACAGATTGAGGAACGAATTCACCAGGTTACAAGTGACAGCATACGTTGGGCGAAGTTCAGCGGTTCGTTCAAGAACAGTCCTCCACTTGTGATTCTTGATGGCTATGATGAATTGTTACAGGCTAGCGGCAAAGTTTTTTCGGGATATCTGAAGGACGTGAAGACCTTCCAGGAAAACGAGACTACGATGGGACGACCCGTTCGTGTGATTGTAACAAGCAGAATCACGCTAATTGACAAGGCAACTATTCCTCTAGGCGCGACAGTTATTCGCCTCCTCGAGTTTGATAAAAGACAGTGTGATAAATGGATTTCAATTTGGAACCAAGAGAATGCGACCTATTTCAAGGAGACAATGACCAATGAGTTCGCTCTGCCTATAGAAAACAACGATGGATCAGACAAGATCCTATCACTGGCAAAGCAACCACTCCTTTTGTTGATGCTGGCGCTTTATGATTCAGAAGACAACCAGCTCAGAAATAACGATTCGCTTGATCGGACAATTCTTTACGACAACTTGCTTCGTCGATTTGTGAAGAGAGAAAGAACTAAAGATCGAAATTTCGAAGAACTTGAGGAGTCAGATCAGGAAACGGAGCTAGATTTGGAGATGAAGCGTCTTGGTGTGGCGGCTCTTGGCATGTATAATCGTAGGAAGTTATTTATTATTTCTTCCGAACTGAACAAGGATATCGAGTTTTTCGATCTAAAGCGTCCAGTTCCAACCGGTCCCGGAAGGTTATTGACACAGGCTGAGCTATTGTTAGGGAGCTTCTTTTTTGTTCACAAATCCAAGGCACAAATAAAAGCTGGTGCGTCTGAGAATCACCAAGAAGCATCAGCCTTTGAGTTTCTGCACAACACCTTCGGAGAGTTCCTCACTGCTGATTTTATTATTCGGCAGGCGATAACTGAAATCGTACACTTAAAGGTGATGAAAGAGAACGATCTTCACCAAGAGTACAACAATCATCTTGATGCAGCCGATGGTCTTTCAAGAGTATGGTTTGCTAGCTTGGTTTACACACCACTGTTCACTCGACCAGTAGTTCTTGAAATGATGCGTGAATGGATAGGTCATGCGTTAAAACGCAGACATTTGTCGAAGCAAGAATTCCTGTCTTACTTGGATATAATAATTGAATCTCAGATCAAACGGCTTCTTAACAAAAGGGATTTCCCGTCTATCATGTGGAAGGAAGTGGCCCAGGAAGGGTATCGTACACCTTTCGACGACAAACCACTTTTAGGTCATATTGCTATCTACAGCATCAACCTTATTCTCTTGCGAATAATCGTTGCTAATGAACCGTTTGTATTCGATGAAAGTCGGATTAACATCCATGAAGACGGCACACGTCCTTGGGAGCGGCTGACTCACATATGGAGATCATGGTTTTCCTTGGATAACCTTAACGGCATAACTGCTGTTATGCTTTCAAACAGGCTGGAATCTCAAATCATGGTGAAGGCTAAAGATAAGTTCCAAATCGCTGAAAGCCAAAATCGATTATATGAATTCCTTAACGTGTCAATTTCTTTTGGAGACAATATTTCAAGTAGTCTTACGAGTCTCTTATTATTTGAGCCATCAAAGGATAATCAATTGAGTATTGAAGATATTGACCAAAGATTAAAATCCGAAAAGATTGACCTACAGTTCCAAATCTCAATGAAACGGATGATCCAGAATGAGACTCACGTAAACTCTGAAAATGCTCAAATATTCGCAAAAGAGGTTGAACAAATATTGGAGATAGCTCTTAAGGATGATAAGTTAGAAGAGCTTGAATATATCATTCTGAGTCTTTGTCATGTAGCGAGACGACTGAGATTAGAAAATATCGACATAAATATTCCATCGAGAAAGTTAGCTAGGATTGCCAAGCTGAATCCGCAAGTAGCATATTTACTTTGTCAGCTGGCAAAAGAAGTTCACGATAAATCGTGGACTCGTTTTTTAATTAGCGAATTTATTGATGAACTCGACTTTGAGAAACTGAGCAGCTGTAAACCTGAACTAGTGTTGGCCTGGGTGCAACTTCTGAAGGAGGTTAGAGGCGGGAGACATTTGGTGTGGTTTAAACCTAAGCTTCTAGAGCGAGTGTTTTACCCCCTAGACTTTTTGAAACTTAGCAAGCAGAACTCTGAAGTAGCGTTGGCTTGGGTGCAACTGGTGAAGGAGATTGAACTCGAAAGCCTCCTGCAGCAGATGGATACTGAGTTTTTAGAGCGCGCGTTTAATCCTAGCGATTTTCTGGAACTTAGCAAGCAGAATCCTGAAGTAGCGTTGGCTTGGGTGCAATTGGTGAAACAAATGAGAACAGTGAACTTCCTGCAGCAGATGGATACTGAGTTTTTAGAGCGCGCGTTTAATCCTAGCGATTTTCTGGAACTTAGCAAGCGGAATCCTGAAGTAGCGTTGGCTTGGGTGCAACTTTCGAAGGAGGTTGGAGGAGAAGTCTTTCTGCGGTGGATAGATCTAAAGTTTTTCGAGCAAGTATTTGACTTATATCGTTTTTTAAGACTTAGTAAGCAGAACCTTAAAGTAGCTTTGGCTTGGGTGCAACTTGTGAAGGAGGTTAGAGGAGAAGTCTTCCTGCAGCAGATGGATACTGAGTTTTTAAAGAAAGTATTTGTAGAACAAATATTTGACTTCCCACGTATTCTGAAACTGAATTGGCAGAATATTAGAGTTGTCTTAGCCTGGGTACAACTTATGAAGGAGATTGGAGGAGCGAGCTTCCTGCAGCAGATGGATACTGAGTTTTTAGAGCGCACGTTTAATTCCCGCTACTTTTTAGAACTGAGCAGGCAGAACCCTGAAGTAGCACTGGCCTTGATACAAATTGTGAAGGAGATCGGAGGCGTGAGCTTCCTACAGCAAATGGATACTGAGTTTTTCAAGCGAGTGTTTGAATCCAGAGATTTTATAGAACTGAAAATGTGGAACCCTAAAGTAATGATGGCCTGGGTACAACTTGCTAAGGAGATTGGAGGAGAAGTCTTCCTGCAGGAGATAGATATTGAGTTTTTAGAGCGAGGGTTTGATCGAAACTTTTTGGAAATGAGCATTCAGAGCCCCAAAGCTGCACTGACCTGGATGCAATTTATTAAGGAGGTAAGAGGCGAAAACTTCCTGCAGCATATAGATCCTAAGTTTTTCTCGATGGCGTTTAATCCACTTAACCTGTTGGAAATTAGCAAATGGAAACCTGAAGAGGTGCTGGTCTGGGTGCAATTTATGAAAGATGTTGCAAAAGAAGTCTCACTGCAAAGGATGGATCTAAATGTTTTCGAGAGAGCATTTAATCCATTCTACCTGTTGGAAGTTGACAAACAGAACCCCGAAGTGGCGCTTATCTGGATTCAACTTGCAGTGGATATTGGGTGCGAAAGCTTTCTTAAACAGCATGGTGAAGAAATTATTGATCAGTGGTCTAGCATGTTTAGCTCTGTGCAGATTTTCCGACAAAAGTCGACTCCCTTTTCAGCCCCGTTAAGATTGGCACGTATCATAGAGTCACCGAATGCAATCGAAAAGGTTCTTAGATGCTTGGTTTCTTCATTAAATCCGTCCGAAAGAGAGCAAGTATCTCTCGGGACACTACCATTGGTATCCCTCAGCGACCTTAAATGGCTCGCGAAAGAAACTGGAAGTCCTGAAATTAATTCGGCCTTGAGCCGTATTCTTAAATAA
- the hpt gene encoding hypoxanthine/guanine phosphoribosyltransferase, translated as MLEKLKTSLINSPVIKRGEYNYFIHPISDGVPSIDPHMVEEIAEYILQITDIKKVDTILTIEAMGIPVANALSLKTGIPLTIVRKRPYFLEGEVELSQSTGYSKGALYINGLKKGDRVIIVDDVISTGGTLIALVKALKTMGVEILDVISVIGRGNGYLQLKELGVEPKILVTIDVSEKGVEIKNVFGNE; from the coding sequence ATGCTTGAAAAACTGAAAACCTCACTAATTAATTCTCCTGTGATCAAGCGAGGAGAATACAATTACTTTATCCATCCAATCTCTGATGGTGTACCGTCCATAGACCCCCATATGGTTGAAGAGATCGCCGAATATATTCTTCAGATTACCGACATCAAAAAAGTTGATACTATTCTTACCATAGAGGCTATGGGTATTCCTGTAGCAAATGCCCTTTCTCTGAAAACGGGAATTCCTTTGACCATTGTTCGAAAGCGGCCTTATTTCCTTGAAGGAGAAGTGGAACTTTCTCAGAGTACAGGGTACTCGAAAGGAGCTCTCTACATAAACGGGCTCAAGAAAGGGGACAGAGTAATTATCGTGGACGACGTCATCAGTACTGGCGGAACGCTGATAGCACTCGTAAAAGCCCTGAAGACTATGGGTGTAGAGATTCTGGACGTAATTTCCGTTATCGGCAGAGGGAATGGCTATTTGCAATTAAAGGAGCTCGGGGTTGAGCCTAAAATCCTCGTTACGATCGACGTGAGCGAGAAAGGTGTGGAGATCAAGAATGTCTTTGGGAACGAGTAA
- the dph2 gene encoding diphthamide biosynthesis enzyme Dph2, with amino-acid sequence MSLGTSNAFDLRPDYIINVINKLGAKIVGFQFPEGLKRKGPELAKKVEEATGAEIIISGDPCFGACDLDKTLLEQVDILFHFGHAELEDTKFSEKIYFIETRSAVDIQTVVEKAVSELKGQVIGLITTVQHVHKLPEACAVLKANGKTCVIGKGDSRLAYPGQVLGCNFSTARNEVCDEYLYIGSGDFHPLGVALSTKKRVLAADPFSGEVREVDPSRILRQRSAVIAKSLDAKVFGIIVSSKNGQERMELAFSLKALAKKHGKEAHLILIDLVTPDQLLQFKVDAFVNTACPRLAIDEVGRFPSPMLTPQEFEIVLGEREWEKLVLDEITEEPV; translated from the coding sequence ATGTCTTTGGGAACGAGTAATGCGTTTGACCTAAGGCCTGACTATATTATCAATGTAATAAATAAACTGGGCGCAAAAATCGTAGGTTTCCAGTTTCCTGAAGGGCTCAAAAGAAAAGGTCCGGAGCTAGCAAAAAAAGTTGAAGAAGCTACCGGAGCTGAGATTATCATCTCTGGAGACCCATGTTTCGGGGCATGCGACCTGGATAAGACTTTGCTTGAGCAGGTTGATATCCTTTTTCACTTCGGGCATGCCGAGCTGGAAGATACGAAATTTTCCGAAAAGATCTATTTCATCGAAACACGTTCCGCAGTTGACATCCAGACAGTTGTTGAAAAGGCTGTCTCTGAACTTAAGGGGCAGGTTATAGGGCTGATTACTACTGTCCAGCATGTCCATAAGCTCCCTGAAGCTTGCGCTGTCCTGAAGGCAAATGGAAAGACCTGCGTAATCGGGAAAGGAGACTCCAGGCTAGCATATCCGGGCCAGGTACTTGGCTGCAATTTTTCGACAGCAAGGAACGAGGTATGTGATGAATATTTATATATTGGAAGTGGAGATTTCCATCCTTTAGGTGTAGCTCTTTCCACAAAAAAGCGGGTCCTTGCAGCCGATCCCTTTTCCGGAGAAGTTCGCGAGGTGGACCCCTCAAGAATCCTCCGCCAGCGGAGCGCAGTAATTGCAAAATCACTGGATGCAAAGGTTTTCGGGATAATCGTATCGAGCAAAAACGGGCAGGAAAGAATGGAGCTGGCTTTCTCTTTGAAAGCGCTTGCGAAAAAGCACGGAAAAGAGGCACACCTTATCCTGATTGATCTTGTCACTCCGGATCAGCTTCTTCAATTCAAAGTAGACGCTTTCGTGAATACTGCCTGCCCAAGGCTTGCAATCGATGAAGTTGGGCGTTTTCCCTCCCCAATGCTTACGCCTCAGGAATTTGAGATAGTGCTTGGAGAGCGAGAATGGGAAAAACTTGTGCTTGATGAAATTACCGAAGAGCCGGTATAA
- a CDS encoding METTL5 family protein codes for MKQRKLEILLEELEDFSSPELELEQYQTPPLLAAEILHFAYMQGDLDDSVQDLGCGTGILAIGAKLLGARKVVGYDTDSKALETARKNARKLGVEVEFVLSDISDIKERVKTTVMNPPFGARVKGRDRPFLSSALRTSEVIYSIHNRGSLAFIQKFIKPAVITHSYVAKFPIKRTFDFHKKEREVIDVEIYRIKISG; via the coding sequence ATGAAACAGAGAAAACTTGAGATACTCCTGGAAGAGTTGGAAGACTTTTCCAGTCCTGAACTTGAACTGGAGCAGTACCAGACCCCTCCTCTTTTAGCTGCGGAAATTCTTCACTTTGCTTACATGCAGGGAGATCTTGATGATTCGGTGCAGGATTTGGGCTGCGGTACTGGTATCCTTGCAATTGGGGCAAAGCTTCTGGGAGCCAGAAAAGTTGTAGGTTACGATACGGATTCAAAAGCACTTGAGACCGCAAGAAAAAATGCCCGAAAACTTGGAGTAGAAGTCGAGTTCGTATTATCAGACATTTCCGACATTAAAGAACGCGTAAAAACAACGGTTATGAACCCTCCTTTCGGGGCAAGAGTGAAAGGCAGAGACCGGCCTTTTCTTTCGTCAGCGTTAAGAACAAGTGAAGTGATATATTCAATTCACAACCGCGGAAGCCTTGCTTTTATCCAAAAGTTCATTAAGCCTGCAGTCATTACACACTCCTACGTTGCGAAATTCCCTATAAAACGAACCTTCGATTTCCATAAAAAAGAACGAGAGGTTATTGATGTTGAGATCTACAGGATTAAGATCTCCGGATAA